A stretch of the Ipomoea triloba cultivar NCNSP0323 chromosome 16, ASM357664v1 genome encodes the following:
- the LOC116007853 gene encoding uncharacterized protein LOC116007853 — protein sequence MWRLQGKHNLMDIGFGCFIIRFDNRKDYLHVLLDGPWKIFDNYLVIQRWEPEYRPRTARLKKMAVWVRLPELPAEYFRDDLIKLILENVGKPLKLDRTTLVKEKGRFARAAVEVDLNKPLVTEIWVRDSVQMVEYEGLHVVYFGCGVVGHREEACPLTAPKTPVSTNMETSVTPEQDPQGLKQSESPPPTKSPVPKKRKYGTWMLVTKKNKPTKQQKKPQMPTKQKGTPVTFHGNRFGALAEDYTIGEETASTRRKGSAFEVGESSKNKSVYQAKAPQPQNRYSQPQNHHPQPQNRQPQPTAGRSASNAKPRQPPHVQKSSRGGGQVNSRGRA from the exons ATGTGGCGCCTGCAAGGTAAACATAACCTTATGGATATTGGGTTTGGATGCTTCATCATCCGTTTTGATAATAGAAAAGATTATCTACATGTGTTGCTTGACGGCCCTTGGAAAATCTTTGATAACTATCTGGTTATTCAAAGATGGGAGCCGGAGTACAGACCTAGAACGGCGCGGCTCAAGAAAATGGCGGTGTGGGTTCGACTTCCGGAACTTCCGGCTGAATATTTTAGAGACGatttaatcaaattgatttTGGAAAATGTTGGAAAACCGTTGAAGCTAGATCGAACAACCCTCGTGAAAGAAAAGGGACGTTTTGCTAGAGCAGCAGTAGAGGTCGACCTCAACAAACCTTTGGTGACGGAAATCTGGGTGCGTGATTCCGTCCAAATGGTTGAGTACGAAGGCCTCCATGTGGTCTACTTTGGATGTGGAGTAGTTGGCCACCGTGAAGAGGCTTGTCCGCTAACTGCGCCCAAAACTCCCGTATCAACAAACATGGAGACTAGCGTGACTCCCGAACAAGATCCCCAGGGTTTAAAACAGTCGGAATCTCCACCGCCAACCAAGAGCCCGGTGCCGAAGAAACGCAAGTATGGGACCTGGATGTTGGTCACGAAGAAAAATAAACCGACTAAGCAGCAAAAAAAACCGCAGATGCCAACGAAACAGAAGGGGACGCCCGTGACCTTCCATGGCAACAGATTCGGTGCGTTGGCTGAGGATTACACTATTGGAGAAGAGACTGCTTCGACTAGAAGGAAGGGGTCAGCCTTTGAAGTGGGTGAGAGCTCCAAAAACAAATCAGTGTACCAAGCCAAAGCCCCTCAACCTCAGAACCGCTACTCTCAACCTCAGAACCATCACCCTCAACCTCAGAATCGTCAACCACAGCCTACCGCCGGGCGTTCCGCTTCCAACGCCAAACCGCGTCAACCTCCGCATGTGCAGAAGAGCAGTCGGGGAGGTGGTCAGGTGAACTCGAGAGGCAGAG CGTAA